Proteins from a single region of Aureibacter tunicatorum:
- a CDS encoding YgjV family protein: MEFNNTELIGYLAMVSLIISFSFRDVNKLRIVNTFACTCFVVYGMLLKAYPVAISNFIIIVINIVQLVRGNSKKDS; the protein is encoded by the coding sequence ATGGAATTTAATAATACAGAATTGATTGGCTATTTGGCCATGGTGTCCCTAATTATTTCTTTTTCCTTCAGGGATGTGAATAAGCTTAGGATTGTGAATACATTTGCTTGCACTTGCTTTGTGGTATACGGCATGTTGCTTAAAGCTTACCCAGTTGCTATTTCCAATTTTATTATCATTGTGATCAATATTGTTCAATTGGTTAGAGGAAATAGCAAGAAGGATTCTTGA
- a CDS encoding nicotinamide mononucleotide transporter, producing MDFELLLQICQYISLTLFTYLAIKQKTYSWLFWMIFLLAFGYLLHYKHMGEMIMMQLVYFVLGLYYWIKWIRLDIKVKRLAGSQHLIINMVALCLLAVKVALRTRLDDFGLQYDEDLTLFLINLYTLIILYLIGNKIMSAWVYVGIVNFAGVFYFFYHSYYFALLYCLVITGLSIYGYISWYEESKGEEDSDLAD from the coding sequence ATGGATTTTGAGTTGTTATTACAAATTTGCCAATATATCAGCTTGACCTTGTTCACCTATCTAGCGATCAAACAAAAGACTTATAGCTGGCTGTTTTGGATGATTTTTTTATTGGCCTTCGGATACTTGTTGCATTACAAGCATATGGGAGAGATGATTATGATGCAATTGGTGTACTTTGTCTTGGGCTTGTATTATTGGATCAAGTGGATAAGATTGGATATAAAAGTCAAACGATTGGCAGGGTCTCAGCATTTGATTATAAATATGGTGGCTTTGTGCTTGTTGGCGGTTAAAGTGGCGTTAAGAACTAGGCTGGACGATTTTGGGTTGCAATATGATGAAGACTTGACTTTATTTTTGATCAATTTATATACCTTGATTATTTTATACTTGATAGGAAATAAGATAATGTCTGCTTGGGTTTATGTGGGGATCGTTAATTTCGCAGGTGTATTTTACTTCTTCTATCATAGTTATTATTTCGCTTTGCTCTATTGTTTGGTGATAACAGGACTGTCTATTTATGGCTATATATCATGGTACGAAGAGTCAAAAGGCGAAGAAGACAGTGATCTTGCTGATTAA
- the nth gene encoding endonuclease III has protein sequence MRRKERYDAIIDYFQKHNPDAETELNYSNPFELLVAVILSAQCTDKRINLVTPKLFEDFPTPEHLASSNFDELFPYIKSVSYPNNKTKHLLGMGKMLVEEFDSEIPSTTKELQKLPGVGRKTANVITSVIFDQPSMAVDTHVYRVSKRIGLVPLKSKTPLEVENYLIKNIPKEHIATAHHWLILHGRYICLARKPKCEECGIKAYCRYYAKNNPIMQ, from the coding sequence ATGCGAAGAAAAGAAAGATACGACGCCATCATAGATTACTTCCAGAAGCATAACCCCGATGCCGAAACAGAACTTAACTACAGCAATCCTTTCGAATTGCTAGTAGCTGTGATCTTAAGCGCGCAATGCACTGACAAAAGAATCAACTTAGTCACTCCCAAACTATTCGAGGACTTTCCTACACCAGAGCATTTGGCATCATCCAACTTCGACGAATTATTTCCATACATTAAATCGGTAAGCTACCCAAACAACAAAACCAAGCATTTGCTCGGCATGGGCAAAATGCTTGTGGAGGAGTTCGATAGTGAAATTCCGTCCACAACCAAAGAATTGCAAAAACTTCCCGGAGTGGGAAGAAAAACCGCCAATGTAATCACATCAGTAATTTTCGATCAGCCTTCGATGGCTGTGGATACGCATGTGTACAGAGTTTCAAAAAGAATAGGACTTGTGCCTTTGAAATCTAAAACGCCTTTGGAAGTGGAGAATTATCTCATCAAAAATATCCCCAAGGAGCACATTGCCACCGCACATCACTGGTTGATTTTACACGGCAGATACATTTGTCTGGCTAGAAAACCCAAATGCGAAGAATGCGGGATCAAAGCTTATTGCAGATATTACGCTAAAAACAACCCAATCATGCAATAG
- a CDS encoding RNA polymerase sigma factor — protein sequence METLTNRKDAELMKAYMNGDEEAFEILVKKYQAKIYTTIYIIVKDDFVAQDLMQETFLKVIQKIRSGLYNEEGKFYPWVMRIAHNKAIDYYRKQKKYPTVEMEDRNEFIDSLHLISESAEDIKMKDETIATLKILIEELPDKQKEVLIMRNFMQMSFQEIADQTNVSINTALGRMRYAIVNLRKKMIDTNNLNHHEKILA from the coding sequence ATGGAAACCCTAACAAATCGCAAGGATGCCGAATTAATGAAGGCATACATGAATGGAGACGAAGAAGCTTTTGAAATACTCGTAAAAAAATACCAAGCTAAAATTTATACCACAATTTACATTATCGTAAAAGACGATTTTGTAGCCCAGGATCTGATGCAAGAAACATTTCTTAAGGTGATACAAAAAATCAGATCCGGGCTTTATAATGAAGAAGGCAAATTTTACCCTTGGGTAATGAGAATAGCCCATAACAAAGCTATCGACTATTACCGCAAACAAAAAAAGTATCCTACTGTCGAAATGGAAGATCGCAATGAGTTCATCGACTCTCTGCACCTTATTTCCGAAAGCGCTGAGGATATCAAAATGAAAGACGAAACCATCGCCACTCTTAAAATTCTGATCGAAGAACTCCCCGACAAGCAAAAAGAAGTGCTTATCATGAGAAACTTCATGCAAATGAGCTTTCAGGAAATCGCAGATCAGACCAATGTCAGCATAAATACTGCTCTTGGAAGAATGCGCTATGCTATCGTCAATCTTAGAAAAAAAATGATTGACACAAACAACCTAAATCATCATGAAAAAATTCTCGCCTAA
- the uvrA gene encoding excinuclease ABC subunit UvrA, whose amino-acid sequence MSQYISVDKFEELDPKQFIIIKGARVNNLKNLSVAIPRNRLVVVTGLSGSGKSSLAFDTLFAEGQRMYVESLSSYARQFLGRMEKPEVDYIKGVAPAIAIEQKVNTRNPRSTVGTSTEIYDYLKLLFARVGKTISPISGNEVTKHSVTDVVDFIFGHEDGTRLTIMGPLRIHEERTVLEELKLLLSKGYTRVVVNGEPKFIEELVNEELSEEASIKILIDRIAVKHEEEEYQYRVADSVQTAFFEGEGECEVLILGGESYTFSDKFELDGVQFEEPSVNLFTFNNPYGACKKCEGFGHVIGVDPDLVIPNKNLSVYENAILPWRGETMKKWKEALISHAMDFDFPVHRPIADLTKEEEELLWTGNKHFKGLNAFFKFLESKTHKIQYRVMLSRYRGRTICPECHGTRLRKDAGFVKIGGKSIIDVVLMPVKNLIDFFDGLELTEHESKVAKRILAEIRNRLHYLDEVGLNYLTLNRLSSTLSGGEYQRIKLATSLGSALVGSMYILDEPSIGLHPRDTARLISVLKTLRDLGNTVIVVEHEEEVMRAADQIIDIGPDAGSHGGELVFQGTLEELSKENNTYTARYLNGENKIDLPEYRRQWRRFVEVKGARENNLKNIDVKFPLGVLSVITGVSGSGKSTLLRKLLYPSLSRALELDTLEIGKMDELVGDYDMIKSIEFIDQNPIGKSSRSNPVTYVKAYDPIRQLYADQALSKQRGYKPAHFSFNVDGGRCEMCQGEGTVKIEMQFMADLYLTCESCQGKRFKKEILDVQYNEKNISDVLDMTLADAMTFFEGKPAIVNKLKPLYDVGLGYITLGQSASSLSGGEAQRVKLASYLGKSNSRGDDHKLFIFDEPTTGLHFHDIKKLLNAINELIKMGHSVIIIEHNMEVIKTADWIIDLGPDGGENGGYLNFAGTPEDMVKLDDNHTAKYLREHLQ is encoded by the coding sequence ATGAGTCAATATATATCTGTGGACAAGTTTGAGGAGTTGGATCCAAAGCAGTTTATTATAATCAAAGGAGCCAGAGTTAATAACCTTAAAAACTTGAGCGTAGCCATACCAAGAAATCGTTTGGTTGTGGTTACTGGCTTGTCAGGGTCCGGAAAGTCTTCTTTGGCTTTTGACACTTTGTTTGCGGAAGGTCAAAGGATGTATGTTGAAAGTTTAAGTTCTTATGCCCGTCAGTTTTTAGGACGAATGGAAAAGCCTGAAGTGGACTATATTAAAGGTGTTGCTCCAGCCATAGCGATAGAGCAGAAAGTGAATACTCGAAATCCAAGGTCGACTGTAGGCACTTCTACTGAAATTTATGATTATCTGAAATTGTTATTCGCAAGAGTGGGCAAGACCATTTCGCCTATAAGTGGAAATGAGGTAACGAAGCATAGCGTTACAGATGTGGTTGACTTTATCTTTGGGCATGAGGATGGAACTCGTTTGACAATTATGGGTCCATTGCGTATCCATGAAGAGAGGACTGTTCTTGAAGAGTTGAAGCTATTGCTAAGCAAAGGTTACACACGTGTGGTAGTGAACGGAGAACCAAAGTTTATTGAAGAACTTGTCAACGAAGAATTATCCGAGGAAGCGTCTATAAAGATATTGATTGATAGGATTGCGGTAAAGCATGAGGAAGAAGAGTATCAATATAGAGTAGCTGATTCTGTGCAAACGGCTTTCTTTGAAGGAGAGGGCGAATGCGAAGTACTTATCTTGGGAGGAGAATCATATACATTTTCAGATAAGTTTGAATTGGATGGAGTTCAATTTGAAGAGCCTTCCGTGAATTTGTTCACGTTTAATAATCCTTATGGCGCATGCAAAAAATGCGAAGGGTTTGGCCATGTGATAGGGGTTGATCCCGATCTAGTGATTCCAAATAAGAATCTTTCGGTATATGAAAATGCGATATTGCCTTGGAGAGGGGAAACCATGAAAAAGTGGAAAGAAGCATTGATCTCGCATGCAATGGACTTTGATTTTCCTGTGCACCGTCCAATTGCTGATTTGACAAAAGAGGAGGAAGAGCTTCTTTGGACAGGAAATAAGCACTTCAAAGGTTTGAATGCGTTTTTCAAGTTTTTGGAATCCAAGACGCATAAGATTCAGTATAGAGTGATGCTGTCTAGATACAGAGGGAGAACAATATGTCCAGAGTGCCATGGCACAAGGCTGCGCAAAGACGCTGGTTTTGTTAAAATAGGCGGCAAGTCTATAATTGATGTGGTATTGATGCCTGTGAAGAATTTAATCGATTTTTTTGATGGCCTGGAGTTGACAGAGCATGAATCAAAAGTAGCTAAGAGAATTCTCGCGGAAATAAGAAATCGACTTCATTACCTTGATGAAGTAGGTTTGAATTATTTGACTTTAAATCGTTTGTCTTCCACTTTGTCAGGTGGAGAATATCAAAGAATCAAGTTGGCTACATCGCTTGGAAGCGCTTTGGTGGGATCGATGTATATACTTGACGAGCCAAGTATTGGTTTGCACCCGAGAGACACGGCGCGATTGATAAGCGTGCTTAAGACATTGAGAGATCTTGGAAATACTGTGATTGTAGTGGAGCATGAGGAAGAAGTGATGAGAGCGGCTGACCAAATTATCGATATTGGTCCTGATGCAGGAAGTCATGGAGGAGAATTGGTATTCCAAGGAACTTTGGAGGAGCTTTCGAAAGAGAATAATACGTATACAGCCCGATATCTTAATGGCGAGAATAAGATTGATTTGCCCGAATATAGGCGACAGTGGAGGCGATTTGTTGAAGTGAAAGGTGCCAGAGAAAATAACTTGAAAAATATAGATGTGAAATTTCCGCTGGGAGTGCTTTCTGTTATAACTGGTGTTAGTGGTTCCGGCAAGTCTACATTATTGAGGAAGTTGTTGTATCCTTCATTAAGCAGGGCTTTGGAACTGGATACATTGGAAATCGGAAAGATGGATGAGCTTGTCGGAGATTATGACATGATCAAATCCATAGAGTTCATTGATCAAAACCCGATAGGTAAATCGTCTAGATCCAACCCTGTGACGTATGTGAAAGCTTACGACCCAATCAGGCAGTTGTATGCTGACCAAGCTTTGTCCAAACAAAGAGGGTATAAGCCAGCTCATTTTTCGTTTAATGTGGATGGAGGTAGATGCGAAATGTGCCAAGGAGAGGGTACTGTTAAGATAGAAATGCAGTTCATGGCGGATTTGTATCTTACTTGCGAGAGTTGTCAAGGCAAAAGATTCAAGAAAGAAATTTTGGATGTTCAGTATAATGAAAAGAATATATCGGACGTGCTTGATATGACTCTTGCAGATGCGATGACATTTTTTGAAGGAAAGCCTGCCATCGTCAATAAATTGAAACCGCTTTACGACGTTGGCCTTGGATATATCACATTGGGGCAATCAGCTAGTTCACTGAGTGGAGGTGAAGCGCAAAGAGTCAAGCTAGCCTCATATTTAGGCAAGTCCAACTCAAGAGGAGACGATCATAAACTATTTATTTTTGATGAGCCCACAACAGGTTTGCATTTTCATGACATAAAAAAATTATTGAATGCAATCAATGAATTGATAAAAATGGGGCATTCGGTTATTATAATCGAGCATAACATGGAAGTGATCAAAACCGCGGACTGGATTATTGATTTGGGGCCGGATGGGGGTGAAAACGGAGGTTATTTGAACTTTGCGGGAACTCCTGAGGATATGGTCAAGCTTGATGATAATCATACGGCAAAGTATTTGAGAGAACATTTGCAATAA
- a CDS encoding SDR family oxidoreductase, with protein MKRTVLITGTSTGIGKSAVKKFHAEGWNVIATMRNPEAGKELAQLDNVLVAELDVTKIETIESAIESGIEEFETIDVVINNAGYGTMGPLEGASEELMKHIFEVNVFGVARVTKAILPHMRGNNSGLIVNISSIVGRATFPYQALYHSTKHALEGLTEDLQYELRPLGIRVKLVEPGGVNTEFLNSIAYTEVDGIKEYEPGLEKYYKAIKNYTPEMLSTSEQIADVVFEASTDDSNTLRYLAGEDAKQTQQARSNMSDEEFYQMMKDQFKL; from the coding sequence ATGAAAAGGACAGTATTAATCACAGGAACATCAACTGGTATAGGAAAATCGGCTGTAAAGAAATTTCATGCTGAAGGCTGGAATGTAATTGCCACTATGCGCAACCCTGAAGCAGGGAAGGAGCTTGCTCAGTTGGACAATGTGTTGGTTGCGGAGCTGGATGTGACAAAGATTGAGACGATTGAAAGTGCGATCGAATCAGGCATAGAAGAATTCGAAACGATCGATGTAGTCATCAATAATGCTGGATATGGCACTATGGGACCTTTGGAAGGTGCTTCAGAGGAATTGATGAAGCATATTTTTGAGGTGAATGTATTTGGAGTGGCAAGAGTTACTAAAGCTATTTTGCCTCATATGCGCGGCAATAATAGTGGACTTATCGTAAATATCTCATCGATAGTAGGTAGAGCTACTTTTCCTTATCAAGCTTTGTATCACTCCACCAAACACGCACTGGAAGGACTAACCGAGGATTTGCAATATGAATTGAGGCCTTTGGGAATAAGAGTTAAGTTGGTAGAGCCAGGAGGTGTTAACACTGAATTTTTGAATAGTATCGCTTATACTGAGGTAGACGGAATAAAAGAATATGAGCCGGGCCTGGAGAAATATTATAAAGCGATAAAGAATTATACGCCAGAAATGCTGAGCACATCAGAACAAATCGCGGATGTAGTCTTTGAGGCTTCGACTGACGACTCCAATACTTTGAGATATTTGGCCGGAGAAGATGCTAAGCAAACTCAACAAGCAAGATCGAATATGTCAGATGAGGAATTTTATCAAATGATGAAAGATCAATTTAAGCTATAG
- a CDS encoding helix-turn-helix domain-containing protein gives MKIKCDSELFKINEKLYPCSTSITMDYIGGKWKTVILYHLIDGPKRYNELKKTMPVVTERTLSLQLKQLESDGIVNRKVYTTKPPLKVEYSLTDFGISLIPLLKNIAEWGNKIAEQKAKIIKVEDIKK, from the coding sequence ATGAAGATTAAGTGCGACTCGGAATTATTTAAAATAAATGAAAAGCTATATCCATGCTCTACCAGCATCACCATGGACTATATCGGAGGAAAATGGAAAACCGTCATTTTATACCATTTGATAGATGGCCCTAAAAGGTACAACGAACTAAAAAAGACAATGCCTGTCGTCACAGAGAGAACATTAAGCCTTCAACTCAAGCAATTGGAATCCGATGGCATAGTAAATCGAAAAGTCTACACTACCAAGCCTCCACTTAAAGTCGAGTATTCGTTAACCGACTTCGGGATTTCATTGATTCCTCTATTGAAAAATATAGCTGAATGGGGCAATAAAATTGCGGAACAAAAAGCTAAGATTATCAAAGTTGAAGATATAAAGAAATAA